In Phocoena phocoena chromosome 8, mPhoPho1.1, whole genome shotgun sequence, the following are encoded in one genomic region:
- the ZDHHC5 gene encoding palmitoyltransferase ZDHHC5 produces MPAESGKRFKPSKYVPVSAAAIFLVGATTLFFAFTCPGLSLYVSPAVPIYNAIVFLFVLANFSMATFMDPGIFPRAEEDEDKEDDFRAPLYKTVEIKGIQVRMKWCATCRFYRPPRCSHCSVCDNCVEEFDHHCPWVNNCIGRRNYRYFFLFLLSLTAHIMGVFGFGLLYVLYHVEELSGVRTAVTMAVMCVAGLFFIPVAGLTGFHVVLVARGRTTNEQVTGKFRGGVNPFTNGCCNNVSRVLCSSPAPRYLGRPKKEKTIVIRPPFLRPEVSDGQITVKIMDNGIQGELRRTKSKGSLEITESQSADAEPPPPPKPDLSRYTGLRTHLSLATNEESSLLGKDSPPTPTMYKYRPGYSSSSTSAAMPHSSSAKLSRGDSLKEPTSIAESSRHPSYRSEPSLEPESFRSPTFGKSFHFDPLSSGSRSSSLKSAQGTGFELGQLQSIRSEGTTSTSYKSLANQTRNGSLSYDSLLTPSDSPDFESVQAGPEPDPPLGYTSPFLSARLAQQREAERHPRLVPTGPMHREPSPVRYDNLSRHIVASLQEREKLLRQSPPLPGREEEPGLGDSGIQSTPGSGHAPRTSSSSDDSKRSPLGKTPLGRPAVPRFGKPDGLRGRGLGSPEPGPTAPYVGRSMSYSSQKAPSGVSETEEVALQPLLTPKDEVQLKTAYSKTNGQPKNIGSASPGPGQPPLSSPTRGGVKKVSGVGGTTYEISV; encoded by the exons CTGTCCAGGACTAAGCCTCTACGTGTCACCTGCAGTGCCCATCTACAATGcgattgtttttctctttgtgctggCCAACTTCAGCATGGCCACCTTCATGGACCCAGGGATTTTCCCTCGAG CTGAAGAGGATGAAGACAAGGAAGATGACTTCAGAGCTCCCCTTTACAAAACAGTGGAGATCAAGGGCATCCAGGTGCGCATGAAATGGTGTGCCACCTGCCGCTTCTACCGTCCTCCTCGATGTTCCCACTGCAGCGTCTGTGACAACTGTGTGGAG GAATTCGATCATCACTGCCCCTGGGTGAACAACTGTATTGGCCGCCGGAACTACCgttatttcttcctcttccttctctccctgacAGCCCACATTATGGGCGTGTTTGGCTTTGGCCTCCTTTATGTCCTCTACCACGTGGAGGAACTCTCAGGGGTCCGCACGGCTGTCAC AATGGCAGTGATGTGTGTGGCTGGCTTATTCTTCATCCCTGTAGCTGGCCTCACGGGATTTCACGTGGTGCTGGTGGCTAGGGGACGCACAACCAATGAACAG GTTACGGGTAAATTCCGGGGAGGTGTGAACCCCTTCACTaatggctgctgtaacaatgtCAGCCGTGTACTCTGCAGTTCCCCAGCACCCAG GTATTTGgggagaccaaagaaagagaagacaattGTAATCAGACCACCCTTCCTTCGGCCAGAAGTGTCAGATGGGCAGATAACTGTGAAGATCATGGACAATGGCATCCAGGGAGAGCTGAGGAGAACTAAG TCTAAAGGAAGCTTGGAGATAACGGAAAGCCAGTCTGCAGATGCTGAACCTCCACCCCCTCCTAAGCCGGACCTGAGCCGTTACACGGGGCTACGGACACACCTCAGCCTGGCTACTAATGAGG AGAGCAGCCTCTTGGGCAAGGAcagcccccccacccctaccATGTACAAGTACCGGCCAGGCTACAGTAGCAGCAGTACATCAGCCGCCATGCCTCATTCTTCCAGCGCCAAG TTGAGTCGTGGGGACAGCTTGAAGGAGCCAACCTCAATTGCGGAGAGCAGCCGTCATCCCAGCTACCGTTCAGAGCCGAGCTTGGAGCCAGAGAGCTTCCGTTCTCCCACCTTTGGCAAAAGTTTTCACTTTGATCCACTGTCCAGTGGCTCACGCTCCTCCAGCCTCAAGTCAGCCCAGGGCACAGGCTTTGAGCTGGGCCAGTTGCAGTCCATTCGTTCAGAGGGCACAACCTCCACCTCCTATAAGAGCTTGGCCAACCAGACACGTAATGGAAGCCTATCTTACGACAGTCTGCTCACTCCTTCAGACAGCCCTGATTTTGAGTCCGTGCAGGCAGGGCCTGAGCCAGACCCACCTTTAGGCTACACCTCTCCCTTCCTGTCAGCCCGGCTGGCCCAGCAGCGGGAAGCCGAGAGGCACCCACGTTTGGTGCCAACCGGCCCAATGCACCGAGAGCCCTCACCAGTCCGGTACGACAATCTGTCGCGCCATATCGTGGCCTCCCTCCAGGAACGAGAGAAGCTGCTACGCCAGTCACCCCCACTCCCAGGCCGTGAGGAAGAACCAGGCTTGGGGGACTCAGGCATCCAGTCAACACCAGGCTCAGGCCACGCCCCTCGTACTAGTTCCTCCTCAGATGATTCGAAGAGATCACCCTTGGGCAAGACTCCACTGGGACGCCCAGCTGTCCCCCGTTTTGGCAAGCCAGATGGGCTAAGGGGCCGGGGACTAGGGTCCCCTGAACCAGGCCCAACTGCCCCCTACGTGGGCCGATCTATGTCTTACAGCAGCCAAAAAGCCCCATCTGGTGTCTCTGAGACAGAGGAAGTGGCCTTGCAGCCATTACTGACACCCAA aGATGAAGTACAGCTCAAGACCGCCTACAGCAAAACCAACGGGCAGCCCAAGAATATAGGCTCAGCCTCCCCTGGCCCAGGCCAGCCACCTCTCAGTAGCCCCACAAGGGGAGGAGTCAAGAAGGTGTCAGGGGTGGGTGGCACCACCTATGAGATTTCGGTGTGA
- the MED19 gene encoding mediator of RNA polymerase II transcription subunit 19, giving the protein MENFTALFGAQADPPPPPTALGFGAGKPPPPPPPPPGGGPGPAPPPTAASAPSGADKSAAGCGPFYLMRELPGSTELTGSTNLITHYNLEHAYNKFCGKKVKEKLSNFLPDLPGMIDLPGSHDNSSLRSLIEKPPILGGSFNPITGTMLAGFRLHTGPLPEQCRLMHIQPPKKKNKQKHKQSRTQDPVPPETPSDSDHKKKKKKKEEDPERKRKKKEKKKKKNRHSPDHPGVGSSQASSSSSLR; this is encoded by the exons ATGGAGAATTTCACGGCGCTGTTCGGGGCTCAGGCTGACCCACCACCGCCCCCAACCGCACTCGGCTTCGGAGCTGGAAAACCTCCACCCCCACCGCCTCCTCCTCCGGGTGGagggcccggccccgccccgcctccaACCGCTGCCTCGGCCCCTTCCGGCGCTGACAAGTCAGCGGCAGGTTGTGGCCCCTTCTACCTAATGCGGGAACTGCCAG GCAGCACAGAGCTGACAGGCAGCACTAATCTGATCACACACTACAACCTGGAACATGCCTATAACAAATTCTGTGGGAAGAAAGTGAAGGAGAAGCTAAGTAACTTCCTGCCTGACCTGCCAGGGATGATTGATCTGCCTGGTTCCCATGACAACAGCAGCCTCCGCTCCCTCATTGAGAAGCCCCCTATTCTTGGTGGCTCCTTTAATCCTATCACAGGGACCATGCTGGCTGGCTTCCGCCTCCACACAGGCCCG TTGCCAGAGCAGTGTCGTCTGATGCATATTCAGCCTCCCAAGAAGAAGAATAAGCAGAAGCACAAACAGAGCCGTACCCAGGATCCGGTCCCCCCAG AAACACCATCTGATTCAGatcacaagaagaagaaaaagaaaaaagaagaggatccTGAACGGAAacggaagaagaaagagaagaagaaaaagaag AACCGGCACAGCCCCGACCACCCAGGCGTGGGCAGCTCTcaggccagcagcagcagcagcctccgCTAG